The genome window gctggtagggggaattcggggggggggggggggggcatcagtacctcttgaatacagggcccaggatttggtgccacGGCTCTTGacggtcgctagttcgatccccggctccccttagccgagtgtcgaggtgtccctgagcaaacacctcaccctgactgctcccgacgggctggctgtcgccttgcgtggctgacgccgccgtcggtgtgtgactgtgcgtatgaaagggtgaatgttaggcagtattgtaaagcgcttcgaGTGGCCGCGAGTTAGAAAAGGTgccgtataaatgcagtccatttagcatTAACCATTAGCTCTTGGCCTCCCAGCCCTGCTACCTCAGGGACTGGGAGCTACAGGTGCAGTTCAAGGTCCACGGCGAGGGGAAGAAGAACTTCCATGGCGACGGTGTGGCCTTCTGGCTCACCAAAGAGCGCATGCAGAATGGTAAGGGCCGGTTCACCGAGACTCTCCATAGCCTCCACCTTTGACCCCACaaccctcttacgcacttattgtgtgtttgtacatcctggcacttagcaatagcacttagcattgtgtagcgtcttatcctagctatctttgttgtatacgggaatgggttaacctagtgattgttagtgcttggcacttgtttctatgaacatccttactgtaccgacagcgatatatattaTTGAATATTGAcgctctttcttctgacaaatattaatatgtttatattttataataatatactGATGATAATATATACAAATACTTGGGGCTGGGCGATTCATCGAATTTCGAtctcgattttagcgtcaaacgaacaaataaactaatataatctatttttattattattatttgattcaTATCtgctggatacatatctttacattattttagatttgaacattttctttttgacccttttgtgtatattttttaaGGCAAAATTTCAAAGCtttcagttacaaagtgttttcgggagagacatgctgagtaaattcatcatgttttcaaactcaaaaataatcgtttgaataatcgtgatttcaatattgaccaaaataatcgtgattatgattttttttttacataatcgagcagccctacaaatacttattgtaagtcgctttggataaaagcgtctgctaaatgtagcGATAAATGTGTAGCTGGTAGTTCGAGCTGCCAGCTACAGCCGCCTTGAGAGCTTCTAGAACGTTCTGAACCTTTCCCCAGGCCCGGTGTTCGGCAACATGAACCATTTCACCGGACTGGGGGTCTTTGTGGACACGTACACCAACGAGGACAAGAACCGCGAGGtgacgcacgcacgtacacacacactgtacacatgCACTTTACACACACTCCTAATAAACACGCATGCGTGCGCACACTTTTGTGTCACTAACGATATCAGTCGATTTCTTCAGTATTTCACGTTTGATACGGCTGTTGGCATCTTGATATATTGGAACTGCAGATATAATCTCTTCCCTATTTTATAGGGAAGAGATTATATAATCTCTTCCCTTAACCTGTATCGGTCGTTCACTAGTGTATGCGCACTACTCCACCTTATAGTATGGAGAGTGAGTACAAATGTTCACTAGTGTCTGCTCACTCCAGGTAAGTCCATCATGGTTAATGAGTATGCATGCTCCCTAGTGCATAATCACCACTTCAGGTAGCTCCACCATGATGGAATGTGAGCGTATATGCAGAGTGTTGTTTATGGTCTTCActgtgtcctcctctctctgcggccctggacatgcagaagagacagacaggaactcAGGTAGCCTTTAGCCCTACCATCACTACAATCATCTCTGGGCCTACTGTTTTTCAATCCTGATGATCTGGTCAATACTTTGAACGGAAAAATGTATcccatacatatgtgtgtgtgtatttaatccTGCCTACGGATGTCACGGAACCAGAACTGTTTTATCACGACAGTAAAACCCCGTGTTAGGGGCTAACCAAAACCGTATCCATGATCCATGCGAGGTTCTCATCtggttttgtctgtctgtctgtctgtctgtcgctctgtcgctctgtactctctgtctgtcgctctgtcgCTCTGTACTCTGTCTGTCGCTCGGTCGCTCtgtactctctgtctgtcgctcgGTCGCTCtgtactctctgtctgtcgctctgtcgctctgtactctctgtctgtcgcttgGTCGCTCtgtactctctgtctgtcgctcgGTCGCTCtgtactctctgtctgtcgctctgtcgctctgtcgctctgtcctctctgtctgtcgctctgtcgctctgtactctgtctgtcgctctgtcgctctgtactctctgtctgtcgctcgGTCGCTCtgtactctctgtctgtcgctctgtcgCTCTGTACTCTCTGTCCGTCGCTCTGTCGCTCtgtactctctgtctgtcgctctgtactctctgtctgtcgctctgtactctctgtctgtcgctctgtactctctgtctgtcgctcgGTCGCTCtgtactctctgtctgtcgctctgtcctctctgtctgtcgctctgtcgctctgtcctctctgtccgTCCCCTAGCGCGTGTACCCGTATGTGTCGGCCATGCTGGGCAACGGGACGCTGAGCTACGACCACGAGCGCGACGGGCGGCCCACCGAGATTGGCGGCTGCACGGCCATGGTGCGCAACGTGAACCACGACACCTTCCTGCTCATCAGATACATCAGGAGCCGGCTCACGGTAGGTCGCCGCTGCTACGACGCTACCACGGGGGGCTACCGCTAGGACGTTACCACGGGGGGCTACCGCTAGGACGTTACCACGGGGGGCTACCGCTAGGACGTGACCACGGGGGGCTACCGCTAGGACGCTACCACGGGGGGCTACCGCTAGGACGCTACCACGGGGGGCTACCGCTAGGACGCTACCACGGGGGGCTACCGCTAGGACGTTACCACGGGGGGCTACCGCTAGGACGTTACCACGGGGGGCTACCGCTAGGACGTTACCACGGGGGGCTACCGCTAGGACGCTACCACGGGGGGGTACCGCTAGGACGTTACCACGGGGGGCTACCGCTAGGACGCGACCACGGGGGGCTACCGCTAGGACGTTACCCCGGGGGGCTACCGCTAGGACGCTACCACGGGGGGCTACCGCTAGGACGCTACCACGGGGGGGTACCGCTAGGACGCTACCACAGGAGCTACCGCTAGGATGCTACTGCTAACATGCTTCTGCTAGGGGGCTACCGTTAGGCACTAGCGCTAGGATGCCACCGCTAGGACGCTACCACTAGGGGGCTACACTAGTGCTAAGGCAAGTGTTAGGTTTGTAGACTGACTCACCGCTGACTgactcaccccctcctcctgtgtgactgcctctctcccctgctccccaGATCATGACGGACGTGGACGGCCACCGCGAATGGCGGGACTGTGCGGACATCTCGGGCGTGCGGCTGCCCCTGGGCTTCTACTTTGGGGCGACGTCCATCACCGGAGATCTCTCAGGTACATGAAGTCCTCTTCCCTCTAAACCATGTCAgtgagaaggtaggggttagacggtacataTCCAGGTCATTGAGGAGTAGGTAGGGTTAGATGGTACATAtccaggtcattgaggagcaggtaggggttagacggtacatatccaggtcattgaggagcaggtaggggttaggcagtagaTACAGTTGGTCTAAAAACCAACTGCTATAAACCCTGACATCAAATTCGGATGTTGTTTTGTCCCCCACCCTTGCAGACAACCATGACCTGATCTCCATGAAACTGTACGAGCTGACGGTGGACAAGAcgaaggaggagctggagcaggaggaagaggaggaggtgaccgTCCCCAGAGTGGACAACATGCAGCAGTTCATAGGTAACAACTCATTGGCCAATATACCTGCCGCACCAAGTTGATCTGCAGACAGTTGAACTATTATCCTGagaccaaacacacactgttcaACGTTAGGCAAATTACTCGTCTAAAGTTAAATTAAACTCTTTGAGCTCCGTGATTCATATAAACGACTGAAACTGTTCTTATATATAGTTATACGTATAGTTATACTTTGGATGAAGAATGATGACGGTGGTGACAAGATGACGGTGGTGACAGTTTGAGGCCTCGGCAGATGTGAGGCCAGTTTCTGTCTGAGGCTAGTGAGACTAGTTAAAAGAGTAAGACTTCTGAAACGAGTGAGACTAGTTAAAGAGTAAGACTAGTGAAACGAGTGAGACTAGTGAAACGAGTAAGACTTCTGAAACAAGTGAGCCTAGTTAAAGAGTAAGACTAGTGAAACGAGTGAGACTAGTGACGGGTTTACTGACGCGCCCCTGGCCGAAGGAAGTGGTCTCCTCGTGACGCCGTGTGCTTCCTGTGTTGCAGTGGTGGAGCCGGAGGAGGGGCTGAGCGGCGTGCAGTATGCGGTGACGGCGTTGTTCTCCCTGATGGGCCTGGGGGTGCTAGCGGCCATCGGCCTCATGGCCTACGGACGCTGGAAGGAGAAGAGCCGCAAGAGATTCTACtgaacacacacttgcacattatcacagacaaacagacacacgcagtcatataatcacacacacacacacacacacacacacgcataaacacactgacacactcgcacataatcacatacacacaatcatatAATCACTGACACACTCGCacataatcaaacacacactcccacacataaacatgcacactcgcacataaacacgcacactcacacacacacccattcacactcgcacacacaatcagtcggtttcaggctcagacgcgcacacattgtcacacacacacactcgcatgcacgtacacatacacacacacagacaatgacTGTACACCACTAtggtcggggagggggggggggggggggggggggagtgggggagtgatgagtgagggggagagttggaaagggagatggggaggggggggggggggagcagcaggaggttccatgggagggagggagggagggagggggagagagagagatactgttAGCTACTGTGAATAATGACCTGTAAGCATCTCATTGGACGTAGCCATATTTGCACTGAGGCCATAAACCGCCCGGTATAGCGCACGCTATGCACACAAATAATACTAATATCACAACAATGATTCCAGCACTTAACAACAGTGGAGAGGCTGGGGGCTTGGGACGAGCCAGAGCTCTCCACTGCCACTAGGGAGTGACGGCGGTGCGGGCGGGTTCCATTGCTAGTGCCTACGGCGGTCTACTGACTCGTCTTACTGCACAGGTCGTGTTCGGTCGAACATGGGGATGTTTCGCCACGCTCCCTGGGCTGCTCATCGGGTACTTCGGAGGAAGGTTGAAGTCGTCTTTGGGAAGTTTTGGACCAACAAGACTTTGACTCTGAAGACAAACCTTTCTTGTTCCTGTTTTGAAATTGTTGTACTTGTGAGGAGCTGTGGTGATGAGTTTGACCTGTGGTAatgaataaaatgtgttttatgcCCCTTATGGGCAGTGCCTTAATCAAGATCTGTCTTCATTGAGTGGAATACTTAAATATTCCATTAAGACTTTACTAAGGCAAAGGCTTTTTCTTTATCCctccattatttttttttttttttccagataATGGGAGTCAACAAACTTTAGTTTTcacttaaattttttttttttaaatgaaaagatGTTAACATCTAGCTGTGTCCAATATTAGTGTTTGTGGACATGTCTGCATTGTGTCTACATGTGTTGGCGTCAAGACATCAGGGTCAAACTGGATCTCACTAGAAGTTGGATGGGTTATGTTTATGTGGAACATCTTTCCGGTTATGGTTCTTTCATGGCGGTCTGAAACTCAATCCATAACTGCGCCATTTCGAGACGGAAAGATACaatgtgattaaaaaaaagtgactaaaaacaaaaaaaaaatctaaatggtTTTTGAGGCAGCACTTATGATCAAATACAAAATGGAAATGTATGTATTGCAATCAAACCTTTATTGTAGCCGATCAGCAATGACGTTATCTGGGACGTTTGTGTTCACTTTTCTAGCTGTTATCCAGTGAGACCGGCTGCAGTCTGCCTGGAGAAGCACTCATTTTATTCATTGGTTTTTTGTTGTAATTTCCTGTTGATTTCCTGTTTAGTGTAATAGTTTACATACTTAACAAATCGCCATCTACAATCTCCTTTTATTCCCAGACTTGTTACTATGAGTCAGAACAGTCGGTGAATCATCACCCACGTTGTGTAATTGTACAACAGATTATTGGTAATAAGGTCATGGCAGTGAATGTGTTCATGCTGCTTAggtccatgttttttttatctgttaGTATCATCTTTGGGCCAACCAAAGTGAAAACAAGAACTTTTCATGCTGGGATTACAATAAAAGTCACTAGGGTGAAGTGGTGTGTAGCTGTTTGTTTTCTTGGTATTGTACCTATATCCTTGGCGTTCCCTAACATTAACCTCTTCTCTGGGGCCCTTGTAAACCAATAGATTTGTGTGTTAACCAGCTCTCTTCATTCACTCAATCGGGGCAAACTAGCGCAATATGCTAAAGATATATGGGTTAGCATATGGCTTTGCTTCCCACTCAACCAGCACTATATGCTAGAGCCATGTACTATTCTTCTAGAAACCAAACTACTTATTCCAGCAGCTGCTAGTGCGGTACGACAGGCTATACTTCTATAGAATACTTGACGGCCTTTTAGTGGCCGATAGTCTCGTATGAGCTCGCTCCTGTCCCCTTgcccctcactcctccacctTAGGTTcaagttattttatttgtcaaatgcACAACATGACAGGCAAGCAGTCATAGCTGGCAACGAAATGTTTGTTGTTGACATGACTGCTTGCCTGTGATGTCGTGATCACCTGGCGAACAACATGCAGAGGAACACTTCAAATTCCCATCTCCCTATTGGTCAGGTTGAGACGGAGACTGCCTCTACCAACAGCTCCCTGTGTCTCCTCCTGCTTGTACCTGGGGGCAGGTGTATCTGTACACAGCTGGGTCCCTACCTGTAAACAGGTGAGCTTCTACCTGCACACAGGTGAGTCTACCTGAGCACAGGAACCACCTCAGAGCCACCAGCCCCTGGTCTGTCGGACCCTCATCGCCCACCGGAGTTCTGCGTCAGTAAGTGAGTGTTGATATTCTAGTACTGTCCAGTTGTTTTATGGTGGGATGTAATTACATTAGAGAGGTGGGATATTTTTAAGAGTAACATTAAGATAAACCATACATTTAGATTTGGCTGGGCTTGGTGTGTGGTTTAATAAGATGACTTTAATCATAAACTTAATTGCTTATAAGACATTTCTGAACTACAGCAGCTGATTGATTGTGAAGAGAAATGAGAGCTTTAATGTTGACGAGCTAAAGAAGAGCTACTTTGTGATGAGTGTTGTCAGGGCCACTGGCATCAGGCTCAGTGTTGTCACACCAAACACACGCGTCCTTCAGGCTGTCTTGCTCACCCCAGGCCGCGTCACCCTGGGGCAGACGGGCGTCTGGTCCAGTGGTCGGGGCTTGACTCCCAGCCCAACGGTTATGGGTTTACgttaacatttagggcatttagcagattaGGGTTTGATTCCCCAATGTCAGCAGGCTTCCCGTTGGTTTCCTAGCGCCAGATgcctcctagctcctagctcTTCTGAAGGACGTTTCACCGtgggtctgctaaatgactggtGAGAAGTAGCCCTCCTAAAGGCTTGTTTGAGTGAAACCCTCTCTGCTCCTGTTCGGCAGCGAGGGCCGCGAGAGAAGAGGGCAGAATGGATCACAATCAGGCGGACTTCCTGAAGAGTCTCATTGGTCTCCTCAACTTCCTCTGCTGGGTGCGTTCCATACTCACACTTCACGTCACCTTCTCAACGCACACACTGGGAACCAGTCGCCTCTCGACGCACACACTGGGAACCAGTCACCTCTCAACGCACACACTGGGAACCAGTCAcctctcaaaacacacacacacacacaaacactgggaACCAGTCgcctctcaacacacacacaatgggaaCCAGTCACCTCTCAACGCACACAGACTGGGAACCAGTCACCTCTCAACGCACACAGACTGGGAACCAGTCACctctcaacacacaaacacggaaccAGTCACCTCTCAATGCACACAGACTGGGAACCAGTcacctcaacacacaaacactgggaACCAGTCACCTCTCAACGCACACAGACTGGGAACCAGTCACCTCTCAACGCACACAGACTGGGAACCAGTCacctctcaacacacacacactgggaaccAGTCACCTCTCAATGCACACACTGGGAACCAGTCACCTCTCAACGCACACAGACTGGGAACCAGTCACctctcaatgcacacacactgggaaCCAGTCACCTCTCAACGCACACAGACTGGGAACCAGTCACctctcaatgcacacacactgtgttgtgttgtgttgcctcCAGCTGTGTTGTGTAACATGTGTTGTGTTGCCTCcaagtgtgtttgttgtgtaacaggtgtgttgtgttgggtaACAGGTGTGTTTTGttactgttgtgttgtgtgtccagGGGTTCGTCGTGTAACAggcgtgttgtgttgtgtgtccaggtgtgcgCTGTGTTCGTGGTGCAacaggtgtgttgtgttgtgtgtccaggtgtgcgCGGTGTTCGTGGTGTAacaggtgtgttgtgttgtgttgcgtgtCCAGGTGTGCGCGGTGTTCGTGGTGCAacaggtgtgttgtgttgtgtgtccaggtgtgcgCTGTGTTCGTGGTGTAACAGGTGCGTTGTGTTGCGTGTCCAGGTGTGCGCGGTGTTCGTGGTGGGCTTCGGGGAGTTCCAGAGGATGAACTCCCTGTTCGGGGCTGTGGTGCCCGGCTTCCTGCCCATCTACCCCACCAACACGCTGATCGTCACCGGAACCATCGCCTGCTGCGTGTGCTACGTGGGCGTGCTGGGGGCCATGAAGGAGAACCGCTGCATGCTCATCATGGTGGGGGGccacgcagccacacacacacacacacacacacacacacacacacacacacacacacacacacacacacacacacacacacacacacagcctctaatacacacacatacacacacacacacacacacacactaacacacagcctctaatacacacacatacacacacacacacacactaacacacagccttcaacacacacacactaacacacacacacacacacacacacacacacacacagccttcaacacacacacacacacacacacacacacacacacacacacacacagccttcaacacacacagccttcaacacacacacacacacacacacacacacacacacacacacacacacacacacacacacacacacacacacacacacacacacacacacacacacacacacatacctgtcAATCTCAAAATGCAAAGAAGTTTGTCAGCATAAATTAGTTAAAGTATCATAATTAACTCTAGCCATACACCTAAACATACCCATACCATTATTTTACATATATTGCTGTACATGACCATATAATTATTCATATAGCTGCTAAATTACTGTGTTTTTCTCCCGTTTCAAAAACTGATGCCTTGTGGTTCTTGTAGttcttcctcctgctcttcaTCCTGATACTGGTGGAGTTGGCCATGGGCATCTTGTTCATGGTCTACGTCACAAAGGTACTTCTCTGTGTGATTCAACATTGATTCAAAATTGCCccaatttttttaaattgattGATTAAATATGTATTAAAAAGATTGATTAaggaaatttaaaaaaaatattaacccGAGGGCgacttaaatattttttttgaaaaCGGTAGAATTGTTATAAGGGAGTGCAGTACTGCGTAGTCGCCATGAGAGGGCGCTAGAGTGTTAGAGTTAAAATGAGTTGCGATGCTCTGAGGTGTAACAGGGGGGGGCTTTCCTCCCTTTAGCTTGACAGCTACCTGGAGAGCGACCTGATGGGCAGTCTAGAGGCGCTGAGGACCGCCCAGCCGGACACCAACAAGACCCTCCGTGACGACTTTGACGCCCTCCATTACCTGGTGGGCGGGAAACCCCATGCACAGACATAGATATGCATAtagacgcgcacgcacgcacgcacagtagACGGACACACACTCTTGGATATGGATGGatgcatgaatgcacacacacacacacacacacacacacacacacacacacacacacacacacacacacacacacacacacacacacacacacacacacacacacaatggtttCACTATAAACGTTCCATTCATCATTAGAGGGAACTGATTCTTgaggtttttatttttgtaacccATGGATCTTCCATGCAAATGCAATTTGTTTTTCATGCTTTGTGTTAGATATCAGCCTACTGCTACTCATAATACTCCTTATAATGTGTACTACAACTACAATACATCTCATCATAatgtgtactagtactacaatgcaacccacacacacaccaaagtgctttacagtaAAGTGCAATATTGCAGGaatgcacaaaaacaaacaaaaaacaataataaatgtaataaaagaTAACATTTAAAAACTATACACTGTTGCACCAAGGGAGATATGCTAGCCAAAGGCAAGTGAATAGAGGTGGGTTTTTAAAAGGGACTTAAAAACATTCAGAGACTGAGCAGAACGGACTTGGAGTTGGGGGCAGTTCCAGAGTCTAGGAGCTGCCactgaaaagaaacacacacacgcacacgcgcgcaaatgcacacaccaaacagattagatgaagcagcagaaatggcgagtccggagcaatccgatgaGCATTTGCTGTAGCATCCGGCAGATGTTCCAgagcctttgcaaccaagcaaattaaAATTCTGTTGGAAGTACagtatatcagggccttgaatgggcagttcaaccatttaacacattaaggccaagtgaaaactgctcagaaaaatccaaattcTTTGACATATAGCAACCTTTCTTTTAACAGTAACGCAAATATTTACGTTTATTATAGAGTAGgctaattcagttactaactcagttactttttggaacaagtagtgagtaactttaactaattactttttaaaagtaacgttcccaacaaGTCTACTGCTACAATACATCTCATAatgtgtactagtactacaaTACAACCCATCATAATGTCTACTGCTACAATACATTTCATCATAATGTGTAgtactacaatacaacacaatgtcAACTGCTAATACATCTCATCATAATGTGTACAACTCATCATAATGGGTGCTAGTATTACAATACAACGTATCATAATTCAGACTACTACAATACAACTCATCATAatgtgtactagtactacaaTACTATACAACTCATCTTTGTACATATTCAACACTTCTACAGTGTTAGTCTGACAGCAGGAGGAAGCATTGCTTTATCCTCCAGGCTGCCCACACATATGCTGACATAATGAAGCATACTCTATAAATATGTGTGGAACATCTGTGTAATTAATCCATATATGGGCTTTAAACCGGACAGTTCCAGTGCTGTGGAGTCCGCGGGGAGGCCGACTGGGAGGGAAACGCGCCGGTCTCATGCTGCAGTCAGGAAGAGTGTGACAGTGCCCCCTACGACACCTGGTCAGAGGTAGGTACTACACCCAGTGCCTCCGAATCAAAGACGCGTCAATGAATCACATTGGGCTTCTCGACCTATGGTTACCTGTTCTTCGGTAGTACAATGGAAATGTATTACAACTCAATGGAATTGCTGATGTATTTCACTGAATATTTAGATATTTTAACTGAAAATGTAAACTATTTCCGTGGCTAGCTGTTTGGTCCAACAGTTAAAAAAGCAACTGTATAGGACCGTTAAGAATCAAGTGTTTATTAATAGGCATTACAAGACTCATAGTTCTCAAACAGTTTTAAACATTTAGGCTATAATTATTGTGTAAAAGTTAAGTCAATAGTAAAAATCGAAATCTATAATTCTAAGAAATCTTATGAAGAGAATgtgagatagtgtgtgtgtgtgtgtgtgtgtgtgtgtgtgtgtgtgtgtgtctcctgcgGTGGATGTGAACTAGTGTGTGTCTACTGAGGTGGATGTGAACTAGTGTGTGCCTTCTGAGGTGGATGTGaactagtgtgtgtctgtcttctgATGAGGATGTGATATAGTGTGTCTCTTCTGAGGAGGATGTGAACCAGTGTGTATCTCAGGACTATCTTCTGAGGTGGATGTGcactagtgtgtg of Gadus macrocephalus chromosome 11, ASM3116895v1 contains these proteins:
- the lman2lb gene encoding lectin, mannose-binding 2-like b isoform X1 encodes the protein MADAVTKVYRSLPSDSLVYLKTLSKSVCLLLVLCVLLGSSSADNVYEMEEFLKREYSLTKPYQGLGSSSSSHWDLMGNAMVTPDHVRLTPDLQSRQGAVWSRIPCYLRDWELQVQFKVHGEGKKNFHGDGVAFWLTKERMQNGPVFGNMNHFTGLGVFVDTYTNEDKNREKRQTGTQRVYPYVSAMLGNGTLSYDHERDGRPTEIGGCTAMVRNVNHDTFLLIRYIRSRLTIMTDVDGHREWRDCADISGVRLPLGFYFGATSITGDLSDNHDLISMKLYELTVDKTKEELEQEEEEEVTVPRVDNMQQFIVVEPEEGLSGVQYAVTALFSLMGLGVLAAIGLMAYGRWKEKSRKRFY
- the lman2lb gene encoding lectin, mannose-binding 2-like b isoform X2 encodes the protein MADAVTKVYRSLPSDSLVYLKTLSKSVCLLLVLCVLLGSSSADNVYEMEEFLKREYSLTKPYQGLGSSSSSHWDLMGNAMVTPDHVRLTPDLQSRQGAVWSRIPCYLRDWELQVQFKVHGEGKKNFHGDGVAFWLTKERMQNGPVFGNMNHFTGLGVFVDTYTNEDKNRERVYPYVSAMLGNGTLSYDHERDGRPTEIGGCTAMVRNVNHDTFLLIRYIRSRLTIMTDVDGHREWRDCADISGVRLPLGFYFGATSITGDLSDNHDLISMKLYELTVDKTKEELEQEEEEEVTVPRVDNMQQFIVVEPEEGLSGVQYAVTALFSLMGLGVLAAIGLMAYGRWKEKSRKRFY
- the LOC132467215 gene encoding leukocyte surface antigen CD53-like translates to MDHNQADFLKSLIGLLNFLCWVCAVFVVGFGEFQRMNSLFGAVVPGFLPIYPTNTLIVTGTIACCVCYVGVLGAMKENRCMLIMFFLLLFILILVELAMGILFMVYVTKLDSYLESDLMGSLEALRTAQPDTNKTLRDDFDALHYLFQCCGVRGEADWEGNAPVSCCSQEECDSAPYDTWSEGCLQKLRNWFSHNFRSTGAGVIALAILKLVCMCVTVPLLVLLRQNRLGYI